ATCCAGAGagaaattaattcaatattgtttTCCCTCAGTTTCATGTTAGTAGTAACGATTCAATAACTAAAGTCTAATAGTGATTTAATAACtccaattttttgtttcaccTGTAACAACAATGCATCCAGCAGCATGGTCCCAAATCTTTTCACGGTATCCTTTGTGAGGAAAACGAAGGTATATGGCTCCATCTCCTCGGGAAAGGGCGCCATATTTTGCTTGACTGTCGATTCTAACTGGTGGCGCTTTAACACCAAGATTCTGTTTGGTAAATAATCATCTCAGCCAATGACAGAATAAATTCTTTCAAGGAATAAAACAAACCGGTAGAGATCAAATGTGGACCAAAAGGCATACTTGAGCAATGGAGCTAGTAAGATCATGCAGAGAGTGAGCAGCTTCATATGATTCAAAGAAAGATGCTTCTTCAGGATTTTCAGTAGCACTGACGCTCACCTAAAGTGAAACAAAATACCCCATCtcatttcaacttttctttccAACTCAGCAAAAAATTCCTGAATAAAACTACATCCAATTACGAACCTTTGTTAATGTAGAACCAGTTAGTGACTGCATATATGTTCCCGCACCAAtcgtagaaaagaaaaggcaacCAACATCTCCAAGAAGTGAATGCTGATTACTGCTATTAATTGGTCCCAAGGGAAGATTTGGACAGGCTAGGACACCCAATACTACTTTCCCATCATCAAGCAATGCCAATGCAATAGCATACTGGTCTCCTCTTAGAAATCTAAGACACAGAAACATGCACATAATATAGACATATAGACCCATCAATATGAACTCATAAGTAAACATGGTTGGATTAAATCACTCCAcctcatatttaaaaaaaaagaaaaaaaaactaatcatCCTAAGAGTTAATCACATGTAAAGAGACTTACTCAAAGGAGTAGATCTCAAAGTTgcttcttaaataaataaatgaacagGTAAAACCCTAACAGATTCTTTGAAGTTACCTGACTATATATCACATTTGTGAATATCAATTACAGGTGCAAAGTAGCTTACCCCTTTGTCCCATCTATGGGATCCAAAACCCAATGCCGACCAGTAGGGCCTCCTTCAGATTTCCCACTGTCAATAGCCCTAAGCACATCTTCTGCTGTTAAGGTTGAAGCACCATACGAGCCCTCGCTGGAAATTGTTTCATTTACAAGTTCTGTAATGCGATGTAATGTTTCCTGGCCACTCTCAGTTCGGAGATCTCCCGAATCCTAGAGACCCCAgactccaaaattattttgctGAACAtgtcaaagaaaatacaatctCCACACAAACTAGATGCTGACCTCCTCAGCTACCAATGAAAAAGGTTCGGAAGGGAGTTCCCTTTCCAGTACAAAACTAACCAGCGCCTGTGAACCTGGAATGGAAACAAAAGAGCAGTAGAAATCTAGTCAACGATTGTCCTATTAAAATAACTCTTTAAGCATGCATGAGGCAGGATGTATAATTATACACCTTATTCTTGATGCTAGTACATTGGGAAGGGATTTACCAGTCGTAAGTAGTGAAGAGGCAGAAGATAAActcataataataatgatttgtATAACTTCCTATAGACATTCAAActcttaaataaatttcatttcttcaataaCTTTCAGGTTCATTCTCTTCTCTGCAGTATTAGTCAAGAATCAAGATATACAGATTGCCCTGGACAACCACGATCGTATGTTTTTTACtcatatgataaaataaaataagtcaAGATATATTCGGATATTTTGTATCATAAGTTCTAGTATTCTGCCATGATCTAACGACCAGACTAGCTGACTAATTGTCTTGGACTGGGTAATAACAAAATACGCAAACTGAGTGAAGTGATAGAAACTTTACGAACCGTAATCAGCTACGGTCACTGGGCTTCTATCTGATTTGGATTGAACATCAGATTGCAACAATGCCTTCTGCACATTCTGTGACCAGAAACACCAGATATAATAAGCTTAAAGAAGCAATGTATAATTAGTTACAGAAATCCCCAAGAGCGCAagattgtaaaagaaaattctcaaaacgtaggaatttgaaaaacaagacCCGATAAAGAAGGATATAGAAATGTACAACAAATTGAGAACTTGGGTTTAGGTCAAAAAGGAATTACAGGAGCAGGGTTCGAATTACACTCTGAATTGCCATTTTCGCTCacaattcatagaaaataagaaaggaaTTAGAACAAAGAGAATTGCCTGGCAGAGACGAGCGGCGAGAGAGGCGGCTTTCTTGGCAGCGGCGAGCTCCTTCTCATAAGACATTGAACAAACAGCTAACGCAACTGGAGGGTATGAGGGGAAGGAGAAGGAGCTTCTGGTggtgaaaaaaagagaggttGAAGGTTTATAAGTAATGGAGGTCTGAACTTTGGGAAAagttttcaacaaatttatagcCATCTccttctctctccctctcttcgCCCCTTTCTTTCctcattttaaatcaattttctttttctttttctttttcgccTTCACTGCCTAACAAGAGATTTTTATCTTAAACGTAGATTACCAAATTATCTTCTTTAACTCATGGGCTAACTTGATTTGGGCTTTATTCAGGTCAATGTAAATGGGCCAGCTCAATGGCAATCCCATTGGGCTTAGGGCTCAGTCAGACTGATGATCTTAGCCTGCAGTTTTTTCTTGGTCCAGAccaatgaagaagatgatgatttgtgccatttttttcttctctaaatttgttcaaataatttaattcattgcTTAGGGTACACAGTTTATTACTCAAAcatcttcttcctttaatTCATGTTCTGTTTTTGCTCTCTTTCTCATCCATTCTCTTCACTCTGCTCTCCTCCTCTGTTTCTACTCTTTGTCAACTTCGACTTGTTTCCAATTTAAAGCTTTCATTTCCCAGAAGGAGTAATCGAGCTCTAGTTCTGGGTTCTGTCCCAAATGTGCTGAAGCATGTTCTTCAAACCAAAAACTAGCTGACGATCAGCCAGACCTGCCAAATTTGGAATTCAGTACTCTGGAGATCAGTTGTTGCATTCACAATTCGCGTTTCTAGCTAAGATGCTCTGTAAGGACTCATAAAAGATGAATTGCTGTGGtcttttctctgtttttcttctttacccAAAATGACCCACGGTTTTGTTTACCATATAGCTCATGTTTGTGCATTATTAGATATGGGATAATGAAACTTGATTAGTcgttaaatatttatgtgattAATTGCTTTTCTTGTAATCTGTAAAAACATTTTAGGAAAAGGTCTTACCCATGTGGAAATAATGGTTTGTTTCTTCTATGAGGAATGGggttaaatttcatttaaataatacaCGACGCCTTTGGTAGAATATATGAATGGAAAATGAGAATATGTTTATGTGGGAAGAAGTAACCTTACTCCATTAGTTCTTAAGTCATATCTTAATTGGACTGACAGCCCAAAGCCATGTAAGTAAGTTAAGAGTATATGTTATATGAAACTGAGATAGACAAGAACTCAaaaatgatatcaaaataatgCCAGATGCGGATGCCTCTGGATGTTTTCAACATATATGATTTGAGGCTGGAAATTGCTAATACTAATTAGGGTTGTCATGTTCAAGATGAGGGTGGGCTGGTATGGAAGTTCCCTCGTGGTTCCTGGGAATGGAACACTAAACGCCTGTAgcctctctctccctctcctATGATTATATGATTGTGGAATCTCATTCTTCCATGCACTGAGTTTTGCAGATTTCTAGGAATTGGAGTTTGAAGCTACATTTCGATGGCTATCGTTGAATCAATTCTTGATCTTCAGGTACAAGATCCGCCTGAGGAAGAGTTCTATTCAGCTGATTTGACTTGGACCAAGTTTGGCACTGTTGAACACCATGATGAAGTTGCGTTGATTCCTTATGCCCGAGTAGATGCATTTATAATTGGCGAATGTACTAATATAGAATGCCCGACCCGGTTTCACATTGAGAGGGGAAGGAAGCGATCGAGGGGTAGCTTGAAAGAGTTCAAGGATGACGAATATTTGGAATATCGACAGTAAGTTTCACAGCAGTTCTTACGgttcttatttttttccacTCTTTGTTGctcactaaaaaaataattttaaaaaaccaaaaaaagatgagtttttttttctcagcAAAATACATTACAAAGTATTTCTAGCATCATGTGATTGTGAACAGTGCATGAAGCTGGGTATAGTTGAAGAAAAGTTCAgcaaattaagattttaaattttcatatagaaaattttagcatgagtttttttcttttaaaaaaaaaaagaagcaatgTTCCTACAAAGTAACCCTTAAATAAAATAGGTTTCCCTCATTGTAGCTTTCtataaactctttaatttctttcaatgACACTCTGTCCCTTTTATGCATGTGTGAAGATATTGGTGTTCATT
This DNA window, taken from Cucumis sativus cultivar 9930 chromosome 6, Cucumber_9930_V3, whole genome shotgun sequence, encodes the following:
- the LOC101204881 gene encoding SAL1 phosphatase: MAINLLKTFPKVQTSITYKPSTSLFFTTRSSFSFPSYPPVALAVCSMSYEKELAAAKKAASLAARLCQNVQKALLQSDVQSKSDRSPVTVADYGSQALVSFVLERELPSEPFSLVAEEDSGDLRTESGQETLHRITELVNETISSEGSYGASTLTAEDVLRAIDSGKSEGGPTGRHWVLDPIDGTKGFLRGDQYAIALALLDDGKVVLGVLACPNLPLGPINSSNQHSLLGDVGCLFFSTIGAGTYMQSLTGSTLTKVSVSATENPEEASFFESYEAAHSLHDLTSSIAQNLGVKAPPVRIDSQAKYGALSRGDGAIYLRFPHKGYREKIWDHAAGCIVVTEAGGVVTDAAGNALDFSKGRYLDLYKGIIVTNQRLMPSLLKAVQEALQQTASSTL